In Euphorbia lathyris chromosome 9, ddEupLath1.1, whole genome shotgun sequence, the following are encoded in one genomic region:
- the LOC136206229 gene encoding uncharacterized protein, producing the protein MAAKLALSSFLLKLTASSSLASSTMSHFHPNRCYTSVGSTSLIDLEYADLNLADKFSEELGHVRIRQHVNPLSSTFSVPVEVPNWNDVFRDPTLPLMVDIGSGSGRFLIWLANKNQASGNYLGIEIRKKLVKRAEHWVKELALGNIHFMFANARVSFQQLVLNYPGPLMFVSILCPDPHFKKRHHKRRVVQKPLVDSIIHILRPGGKIFVQSDVIEVAVDMRKQFDSESHLLQHIDETDPSMLCDKNGWLLNNPMEIRSEREIHAESEGGKIYRRLYQKRTLISPVESIANSDGKVEKSDQPHAHES; encoded by the exons ATGGCGGCAAAGCTCGCTCTGTCATCTTTCCTACTAAAGCTAACCGCTTCATCTTCTCTTGCAAGCTCTACAATGTCCCACTTTCATCCAAATCGTTGTTATACCAGTGTTGGTTCTACAAGTCTTATAGATTTGGAGTATGCTGACCTTAACCTCGCCGATAAATTTTCAGAG GAGTTAGGGCATGTTAGAATCAGGCAGCATGTGAATCCTTTGAGTTCCACTTTTTCT GTGCCAGTAGAAGTACCTAACTGGAATGATGTTTTTAGAGATCCCACATTGCCACTCATGGTGGATATTGGAAGTG GTAGTGGCAGGTTtttgatatggcttgcaaacaAGAATCAAGCTTCCGGGAATTATTTGGGAATTGAAATACGGAAAAAA CTGGTGAAGCGTGCTGAGCATTGGGTAAAAGAGCTGGCTCTAGGTAACAT ACATTTCATGTTCGCAAATGCTAGAGTTTCATTTCAACAACTGGTTCTCAATTACCCTGGACCTTTGATGTTTGTTTCAATTCTG TGCCCAGACCCTCATTTTAAGAAAAGGCATCACAAACGAAGAGTTGTCCAGAAGCCATTAGTAGATTCTATCATTCACATTTTGAGGCCTGGAGGAAAG ATCTTTGTGCAGTCGGATGTAATTGAGGTAGCAGTTGACATGAGGAAACAATTTGATTCAGAATCACATTTGCTTCAGCACATTGATGAAACCGACCCGAGCATGTTGTGTGACAAGAATGGGTGGCTATTGAATAATCCAATGGAAATAAGAAGTGAAAGAGAAATTCATGCAGAATCTGAAGGCGGAAAAATTTATAGAAGGTTGTACCAGAAGCGGACGTTAATAAGTCCTGTTGAATCTATTGCAAATTCAGATGGAAAAGTTGAGAAATCTGATCAACCTCATGCTCATGAAAGTTGA
- the LOC136206050 gene encoding uncharacterized protein isoform X1 — protein sequence MGMALTFSPFHFKTYCSSSTSPTSSTTVRPAVILPGLGNNTGDYQKFASTLNGYGVPTVVADVSRFDWFRNAAGLLDSNYWRGTLRPRPVLDWYLKRMDEAIHEAKELSQGGTLSLIGHSAGGWLARVYMEEFGISDISLLLTLGTPHLPPPKGVPGVIDQTRGLLYYVEERCAKAVYTPQLKYVCIAGRYIQGARFAGNSNDEVNSAVPVGSNQTTVEAVLVNDTSNSTAFRARFVGQGYKQVCGQADVWGDGVVPEVSAHLEGAVNISLDGVYHSPVGSDDELRPWYGSPPVVDQWVHHLLH from the exons ATGGGTATGGCTCTTACATTTTCTCCATTTCATTTCAAAACCTATTGCTCCTCCTCTACTAGCCCCACTTCTTCCACAACCGTCCGCCCTGCTGTCATTCTTCCA GGTTTAGGGAACAACACAGGAGATTATCAGAAATTTGCGTCCACACTGAATGGCTATGGAGTTCCTACAGTTGTTGCCGACGTCTCTAGATTTGATTGGTTTAGGAATGCTGCCGGTTTGCTCGACTCCAATTACTGGCGTGGCACTCTCCGCCCTCGCCCTGTTCTTGATTG GTATTTGAAGAGAATGGATGAGGCAATCCATGAGGCCAAGGAGCTGTCACAAG GTGGGACATTATCGTTGATTGGTCACTCGGCGGGAGGTTGGCTAGCACGCGTGTACATGGAAGAATTTGGGATCTCTGATATCTCTTTGCTTCTTACCCTTGGTACTCCCCACTT GCCACCTCCTAAAGGGGTACCAGGGGTTATTGATCAAACAAGAGGTCTCCTTTATTATGTTGAAGAACGCTGCGCAAAAGCTGTTTATACCCCTCAATTGAAATATGTATGTATCGCAGGGAG ATATATTCAGGGGGCTCGGTTTGCAGGGAACTCAAATGATGAAGTTAATTCTGCAGTTCCTGTGGGCAGTAACCAAACTACTGTGGAGGCTGTTCTTGTGAACGACACAAGCAATTCAACAGCTTTCCGTGCTCGTTTTGTTGGCCAAGGGTATAAGCAG GTATGTGGACAGGCAGATGTGTGGGGCGATGGAGTGGTGCCAGAGGTATCAGCCCATCTTGAAGGTGCAGTCAACATTAGCTTGGATGGAGTGTACCACTCACCTGTCGGTTCAGATGACGAGCTGCGACCATGGTATGGTTCTCCACCTGTTGTAGACCAATGGGTACACCATCTCCTCCACTAA
- the LOC136206052 gene encoding protein TRI1: MSFVTSRVFRGCRALLAPAKSSAAASKPTATKAAASKPKSAKPARTAGILKPFPVSPALSDFLGTPEASRAGAVKQIWAYIKQNNLQNPANKKEIFCDAKLKSIFDDKEKVGFLEIGKLLSQHFVKTT, translated from the exons aTGTCCTTCGTAACATCTAGGGTTTTCAGGGGTTGCAGAGCCCTCTTAGCTCCGGCTAAGTCTTCCGCCGCTGCTTCAAAACCCACCGCCACTAAAGCTGCTGCATCAAAGCCGAAATCGGCAAAACCGGCTAGGACTGCTGGCATATTGAAGCCGTTCCCTGTTTCCCCTGCTCTCAGCGATTTTCTCGGAACCCCTGAAGCTTCTCGTGCTGGAGCGGTCAAGCAGATTTGGGCCTACATCAAACAGAATAATCTGCAG AACCCTGCCAATAAGAAGGAGATCTTTTGTGATGCGAAGCTGAAGTCCATATTTGATGATAAAGAAAAAGTTGGGTTCCTGGAGATCGGGAAATTGCTGTCACAACACTTTGTGAAGACCACTTAA
- the LOC136206050 gene encoding uncharacterized protein isoform X2 has protein sequence MGMALTFSPFHFKTYCSSSTSPTSSTTVRPAVILPGLGNNTGDYQKFASTLNGYGVPTVVADVSRFDWFRNAAGLLDSNYWRGTLRPRPVLDWYLKRMDEAIHEAKELSQGGTLSLIGHSAGGWLARVYMEEFGISDISLLLTLGTPHLPPPKGVPGVIDQTRGLLYYVEERCAKAVYTPQLKYVCIAGRYIQGARFAGNSNDEVNSAVPVGSNQTTVEAVLVNDTSNSTAFRARFVGQGYKQVCGQADVWGDGVVPEVSAHLEGAVNISLDGVYHSPVGSDDELRP, from the exons ATGGGTATGGCTCTTACATTTTCTCCATTTCATTTCAAAACCTATTGCTCCTCCTCTACTAGCCCCACTTCTTCCACAACCGTCCGCCCTGCTGTCATTCTTCCA GGTTTAGGGAACAACACAGGAGATTATCAGAAATTTGCGTCCACACTGAATGGCTATGGAGTTCCTACAGTTGTTGCCGACGTCTCTAGATTTGATTGGTTTAGGAATGCTGCCGGTTTGCTCGACTCCAATTACTGGCGTGGCACTCTCCGCCCTCGCCCTGTTCTTGATTG GTATTTGAAGAGAATGGATGAGGCAATCCATGAGGCCAAGGAGCTGTCACAAG GTGGGACATTATCGTTGATTGGTCACTCGGCGGGAGGTTGGCTAGCACGCGTGTACATGGAAGAATTTGGGATCTCTGATATCTCTTTGCTTCTTACCCTTGGTACTCCCCACTT GCCACCTCCTAAAGGGGTACCAGGGGTTATTGATCAAACAAGAGGTCTCCTTTATTATGTTGAAGAACGCTGCGCAAAAGCTGTTTATACCCCTCAATTGAAATATGTATGTATCGCAGGGAG ATATATTCAGGGGGCTCGGTTTGCAGGGAACTCAAATGATGAAGTTAATTCTGCAGTTCCTGTGGGCAGTAACCAAACTACTGTGGAGGCTGTTCTTGTGAACGACACAAGCAATTCAACAGCTTTCCGTGCTCGTTTTGTTGGCCAAGGGTATAAGCAG GTATGTGGACAGGCAGATGTGTGGGGCGATGGAGTGGTGCCAGAGGTATCAGCCCATCTTGAAGGTGCAGTCAACATTAGCTTGGATGGAGTGTACCACTCACCTGTCGGTTCAGATGACGAGCTGCGACCATG A